The following coding sequences lie in one Lolium perenne isolate Kyuss_39 chromosome 2, Kyuss_2.0, whole genome shotgun sequence genomic window:
- the LOC127331309 gene encoding LOW QUALITY PROTEIN: uncharacterized protein (The sequence of the model RefSeq protein was modified relative to this genomic sequence to represent the inferred CDS: substituted 1 base at 1 genomic stop codon), with protein MADHDLDDAALWACVDTAAQASQRGLPKPPPSPAISRCGPVDDPHRGEVLQPARPYKLQRIASHAHAHGHATPPPPSPPPPYMAPDASRGLMLVQHPRPELPWVTEPNAASPVAAAAAAAHSLFPAAAASVASFRKYQEVSLXILDKGDHTMISGNPYIKKSGWRKLSCFYNISFEIRDHSIEYDDSHSVNSAQFLVRASMQSGRFSDGWGSCDRREKRFNKPNHDIPSTAETRAKNKACQDLLGIGHSRTG; from the exons ATGGCCGACCACGACCTCGACGACGCCGCGCTCTGGGCCTGCGTCGACACCGCCGCCCAAGCCTCCCAGAGGGGCCTCCCCAAGCCCCCGCCCTCCCCCGCCATCTCCCGGTGCGGCCCCGTCGACGACCCGCACCGCGGCGAGGTGCTGCAGCCCGCCCGCCCCTACAAGCTCCAGCGCATCGCCTCCCACGCCCACGCCCACGGCCACGCCACGCCGCCTCCGCCCTCGCCTCCTCCGCCCTACATGGCCCCCGACGCCTCCAGGGGGTTGATGCTCGTCCAGCACCCGCGCCCCGAGCTGCCCTGGGTCACGGAGCCCAACGCCGCGagccccgtcgccgccgccgccgccgccgcgcacagcctcttccccgccgccgccgcgtccgtGGCCAGCTTCAGAAAGTACCAGGAGGTTTCCCTCTAG ATTTTAGACAAAGGCGACCACACCATGATCAGTGGGAATCCATACATAAAGAAATCAG GGTGGAGAAAATTATCGTGCTTCTACAATATCTCATTTGAAATCAGGGACCACTCTATTGAGTACGATGACAGCCACAGTGTCAACAGTGCTCAATTTCTTGTCCGAGCGTCTATGCA AAGTGGCAGGTTCTCAGATGGTTGGGGTTCATGTGATCGACGAGAAAAAAGATTTAACAAGCCAAACCATGATATCCCCAGCACAGCTGAAACCAGAGCTAAGAACAAAGCTTGTCAG GATCTTCTTGGCATTGGCCATAGCCGTACAGGATGA
- the LOC127331308 gene encoding ABC transporter C family member 10 isoform X2, which produces MATATSAAFSSTAIPRPRRRSIPAATFRSSSPCLIPSRLLRPVFLYSPRAIPLQQQQRRRRGRRDPRLGSFPALLSGAEERDGFGCYEAGRSETPFSAAGFFGRLAFSWLDPLITTTNAPHAAGDVPNLGAADRADTQYTAFSSALAAAATSIHDHHHPRPAAILRAIVSCHSAEIAASALYALLKVLALSAGPPLLKAFVHASASSPPAARRERCCLLALALFLAKCVESVSQRQWYFRSRRAGIQVTSLLSAAIYRKQQRLPPSPATTNHSPGQILSYLAVDARRIGDLFPFRLHQAWATVLQLAVALAVLHDAVGAAAIASVAVILLTVAVNAPLARHQQSVQSELMRAQDMRLNAVSESIANMKALKVYAWENHFREVIRGLRESELRWLSAFQTGRAYTSVVFWASPALVSAATFTACWFLRIPLDANNVFAFVAALRLVQDPINRMPDVIGAIIQGRASLSRIAEFLGVPELQDVRHGQERSGEHGQCYVLIRSGNFSWENNSDRPSLRNIDLEVKSGEKVAICGEVGSGKSTLLGAIFGDVPRTEGKIEVCGKIAYVSQNAWIQKGTVRDNILFGSTMDMQRYEEALHRCSLIKDLEMLPSGDLTQIGEKGVNLSGGQKQRVQLARALYQDADVYLLDDPFSSVDVHTATSLFNDYVIGGLARKTVVLITHKVEFLPAFDSIQLMCDGEIKLAGSYKELLSTSKEFRELVHAHKDGANFSNVMSMANDERTNGKPTAKISCIHISSREDEAMKHSEEDQLMKREDEEIGYTSLGPYLQYLFQNKGYVYASLVAVTNLLFISGQVAQNSWLAANVQNPHVSTLRLATVYVAIGAGSIIFLLLRALAAVGLGLQTSESLFSNLLTTLFRAPISFFDSTPRGRLLSRVSSDLSIIDLDIPFSFAFSISATMNAYGNLGVLVFATWQVLLVSVPVLLLAAKLQRLYLTFAKEMMMINGTTKSLIANHLGESISGASVIRAFGQEDRFFAKMLELVDNNASPCFHNFAATEWLTLRLEIMSAAILSSSAFAIALLPQGTFTAGTVGMVLSYGLSLNMLLVFSVQSQCSLANQIVSVERFSQYMNAAKEAPDIIEDNRPPDCWPATD; this is translated from the exons ATGGCCACTGCCacctccgccgccttctcctccaccGCCATTCCCCGACCTCGCCGTCGTTCAATCCCCGCCGCCACCTTCCGCTCCTCCTCCCCATGTCTGATCCCCTCCCGGCTTCTCCGCCCGGTCTTCCTCTACTCGCCGCGCGCCATACCCCTCCAGCAGCAGCAGAGACGGCGGCGGGGCCGTCGCGATCCTAGGCTCGGCTCGTTCCCCGCACTGCTCAGCGGAGCTGAAGAAAGAGATGGCTTCGGCTGCTACGAGGCCGGGAGGTCGGAGACGCCCTTCTCCGCCGCGGGCTTCTTCGGAAGGCTCGCCTTCTCATGGCTCGACCCCCTCATCACCACCACCAACGCCCCCCACGCCGCCGGCGACGTCCCGAACCTGGGCGCCGCGGACCGTGCCGACACCCAGTACACCGCGTTCTCCtccgccctcgccgccgccgccacctccatcCACGACCACCATCACCCTCGCCCCGCCGCGATCCTCCGCGCGATCGTCTCCTGCCACAGCGCGGAGATCGCCGCCTCCGCCCTGTACGCCCTCCTCAAGGTGCTCGCCCTCTCCGCGGGGCCGCCGCTCCTCAAGGCATTCGTCCACGCATCCGCCTCGTCTCCTCCGGCCGCGCGGCGCGAGCGGTGCTGCCTGCTGGCCCTGGCGCTGTTCCTCGCCAAGTGCGTCGAGTCGGTCTCGCAGCGGCAGTGGTACTTCCGCTCCCGCCGGGCGGGGATCCAGGTGACCTCGCTCCTCTCCGCCGCGATCTACCGGAAGCAGCAGCGACTACCCCCCTCACCGGCCACGACGAACCACTCCCCCGGGCAGATCCTCAGCTACCTGGCGGTGGACGCGCGCCGGATCGGGGACCTGTTCCCCTTCAGGCTCCACCAGGCATGGGCCACGGTCCTCCAGCTCGCCGTCGCGCTGGCCGTGCTCCACGACGCCGTCGGCGCGGCGGCGATCGCGTCCGTCGCCGTGATCCTGCTCACCGTGGCCGTCAACGCGCCGCTAGCCAGGCACCAGCAGAGCGTGCAGAGCGAGCTGATGAGAGCGCAGGACATGAGACTGAATGCCGTGTCGGAGTCCATTGCCAACATGAAAGCTTTGAAGGTCTACGCGTGGGAGAACCATTTCAGGGAGGTGATCAGAGGTCTCCGGGAGTCGGAGCTCCGCTGGCTGTCGGCGTTCCAGACGGGGAGAGCGTACACCAGCGTCGTGTTCTGGGCGTCGCCGGCGCTTGTCTCTGCTGCAACGTTCACGGCCTGCTGGTTTCTGAGGATCCCGCTGGATGCTAACAATGTTTTCGCGTTCGTCGCCGCACTGCGGCTCGTGCAGGACCCGATTAACCGGATGCCTGATGTCATCGGAGCCATCATCCAGGGAAGAGCATCGTTGTCTCGGATCGCTGAGTTCCTTGGCGTGCCTGAGCTGCAGGATGTTCGGCATGGGCAGGAGCGATCCGGTGAACACGGTCAGTGCTATGTGTTGATCAGGTCTGGAAATTTCTCATGGGAGAATAATTCAGATAGACCAAGCCTGAGGAACATAGATTTGGAGGTGAAATCTGGAGAGAAGGTAGCGATATGCGGCGAGGTTGGGTCTGGGAAGTCGACTCTTTTAGGAGCTATTTTTGGGGATGTCCCCAGGACAGAGGGCAAG ATCGAAGTCTGTGGGAAAATAGCGTACGTGTCCCAGAATGCATGGATCCAGAAAGGAACCGTGAGGGACAATATCCTCTTTGGGTCCACCATGGACATGCAAAGGTACGAAGAGGCTCTTCACCGATGTTCCTTGATCAAAGATCTTGAAATGTTGCCATCTGGTGATCTCACTCAAATTGGGGAGAAAGGAGTTAATCTTAGTGGAGGACAGAAGCAACGTGTTCAGTTAGCTCGAGCGTTGTATCAAGATGCGGATGTCTATCTGCTTGATGACCCTTTCAGTTCTGTTGATGTGCACACGGCCACAAGCCTCTTTAAT GATTATGTTATTGGAGGCTTAGCAAGAAAGACTGTTGTGTTAATAACTCATAAAGTGGAGTTTTTACCTGCATTTGATTCCATCCAA CTAATGTGTGACGGAGAGATAAAGCTTGCTGGTTCTTACAAAGAATTACTATCAACTTCAAAGGAATTTCGGGAACTTGTACATGCACACAAAGATGGCGCCAACTTTTCAAATGTTATGTCCATGGCCAATGATGAAAGGACCAATGGCAAGCCTACAGCGAAGATCAGCTGCATCCATATTAGTAGTAGAGAAGATGAGGCCATGAAGCACTCAGAAGAGGATCAATTGATGAAGAGAGAAGATGAAGAGATTGGTTACACTAGCTTGGGGCCTTATTTACAGTACTTGTTCCAGAACAAGGGCTATGTGTATGCTTCTCTTGTTGCGGTCACAAACTTACTTTTCATATCTGGACAAGTTGCCCAAAACTCATGGCTTGCTGCCAATGTGCAAAACCCTCATGTGAGCACACTGCGTCTGGCTACGGTCTATGTCGCAATTGGAGCTGGTTCAATCATTTTCTTGCTTTTGAGAGCTctagcagcagtaggccttggcCTTCAAACATCGGAATCTCTATTTTCCAATTTACTTACCACTTTGTTCCGTGCCCCCATATCCTTTTTTGACTCCACTCCGCGTGGAAGGCTACTTAGCCGG GTGTCTTCGGACTTGAGCATTATCGACCTTGACATTCCATTTAGTTTTGCTTTCAGCATCAGTGCCACCATGAATGCATATGGTAATCTGGGCGTGTTGGTGTTTGCCACTTGGCAAGTTTTGCTTGTCTCTGTTCCAGTCCTCCTCCTGGCTGCTAAGCTGCAG AGGCTCTACTTAACCTTCGCAAAGGAAATGATGATGATCAACGGCACCACGAAATCTCTTATCGCCAATCACCTGGGAGAATCAATTTCAGGAGCAAGCGTAATAAGGGCCTTTGGGCAAGAAGATCGCTTTTTCGCTAAAATGTTGGAGCTCGTTGATAACAATGCGAGCCCATGTTTCCATAATTTTGCAGCAACTGAATGGCTTACTCTACGCCTGGAGATCATGAGTGCCGCTATCCTTTCGTCTTCTGCCTTTGCCATTGCTCTTCTTCCCCAGGGGACTTTTACCGCAG GAACTGTAGGAATGGTTCTGTCTTACGGTCTATCACTCAATATGTTATTGGTTTTCTCTGTCCAAAGCCAGTGTTCTCTTGCAAACCAAATCGTCTCTGTCGAAAGATTTAGCCAATACATGAATGCTGCAAAAGAGGCACCAGATATCATCGAAGATAATCGCCCACCAGACTGCTGGCCGGCCACGG ATTAA
- the LOC127331308 gene encoding ABC transporter C family member 10 isoform X1 gives MATATSAAFSSTAIPRPRRRSIPAATFRSSSPCLIPSRLLRPVFLYSPRAIPLQQQQRRRRGRRDPRLGSFPALLSGAEERDGFGCYEAGRSETPFSAAGFFGRLAFSWLDPLITTTNAPHAAGDVPNLGAADRADTQYTAFSSALAAAATSIHDHHHPRPAAILRAIVSCHSAEIAASALYALLKVLALSAGPPLLKAFVHASASSPPAARRERCCLLALALFLAKCVESVSQRQWYFRSRRAGIQVTSLLSAAIYRKQQRLPPSPATTNHSPGQILSYLAVDARRIGDLFPFRLHQAWATVLQLAVALAVLHDAVGAAAIASVAVILLTVAVNAPLARHQQSVQSELMRAQDMRLNAVSESIANMKALKVYAWENHFREVIRGLRESELRWLSAFQTGRAYTSVVFWASPALVSAATFTACWFLRIPLDANNVFAFVAALRLVQDPINRMPDVIGAIIQGRASLSRIAEFLGVPELQDVRHGQERSGEHGQCYVLIRSGNFSWENNSDRPSLRNIDLEVKSGEKVAICGEVGSGKSTLLGAIFGDVPRTEGKIEVCGKIAYVSQNAWIQKGTVRDNILFGSTMDMQRYEEALHRCSLIKDLEMLPSGDLTQIGEKGVNLSGGQKQRVQLARALYQDADVYLLDDPFSSVDVHTATSLFNDYVIGGLARKTVVLITHKVEFLPAFDSIQLMCDGEIKLAGSYKELLSTSKEFRELVHAHKDGANFSNVMSMANDERTNGKPTAKISCIHISSREDEAMKHSEEDQLMKREDEEIGYTSLGPYLQYLFQNKGYVYASLVAVTNLLFISGQVAQNSWLAANVQNPHVSTLRLATVYVAIGAGSIIFLLLRALAAVGLGLQTSESLFSNLLTTLFRAPISFFDSTPRGRLLSRVSSDLSIIDLDIPFSFAFSISATMNAYGNLGVLVFATWQVLLVSVPVLLLAAKLQRLYLTFAKEMMMINGTTKSLIANHLGESISGASVIRAFGQEDRFFAKMLELVDNNASPCFHNFAATEWLTLRLEIMSAAILSSSAFAIALLPQGTFTAGTVGMVLSYGLSLNMLLVFSVQSQCSLANQIVSVERFSQYMNAAKEAPDIIEDNRPPDCWPATGKIQLVDLKIKYSQDSPFILHGITCTFGGGDKIGVVGRTGSGKTTLINALFRLVEPSGGKIIIDGQDITRIGLHDLRSRIGLIPQDPTLFHGSIRYNLDPLGQFSDEQLWEALGKCQLIQIVQDKKQGLDSLIMDSGSNWSMGQRQLLCLCRMLLRRHQILVLDEATASIDNLTDTIIQRTIRTEFADRTVITVAHRIPTVMDCDMVFAISDGEVVEYEEPGKLMQREGSLFRELVREYCSQSQHAN, from the exons ATGGCCACTGCCacctccgccgccttctcctccaccGCCATTCCCCGACCTCGCCGTCGTTCAATCCCCGCCGCCACCTTCCGCTCCTCCTCCCCATGTCTGATCCCCTCCCGGCTTCTCCGCCCGGTCTTCCTCTACTCGCCGCGCGCCATACCCCTCCAGCAGCAGCAGAGACGGCGGCGGGGCCGTCGCGATCCTAGGCTCGGCTCGTTCCCCGCACTGCTCAGCGGAGCTGAAGAAAGAGATGGCTTCGGCTGCTACGAGGCCGGGAGGTCGGAGACGCCCTTCTCCGCCGCGGGCTTCTTCGGAAGGCTCGCCTTCTCATGGCTCGACCCCCTCATCACCACCACCAACGCCCCCCACGCCGCCGGCGACGTCCCGAACCTGGGCGCCGCGGACCGTGCCGACACCCAGTACACCGCGTTCTCCtccgccctcgccgccgccgccacctccatcCACGACCACCATCACCCTCGCCCCGCCGCGATCCTCCGCGCGATCGTCTCCTGCCACAGCGCGGAGATCGCCGCCTCCGCCCTGTACGCCCTCCTCAAGGTGCTCGCCCTCTCCGCGGGGCCGCCGCTCCTCAAGGCATTCGTCCACGCATCCGCCTCGTCTCCTCCGGCCGCGCGGCGCGAGCGGTGCTGCCTGCTGGCCCTGGCGCTGTTCCTCGCCAAGTGCGTCGAGTCGGTCTCGCAGCGGCAGTGGTACTTCCGCTCCCGCCGGGCGGGGATCCAGGTGACCTCGCTCCTCTCCGCCGCGATCTACCGGAAGCAGCAGCGACTACCCCCCTCACCGGCCACGACGAACCACTCCCCCGGGCAGATCCTCAGCTACCTGGCGGTGGACGCGCGCCGGATCGGGGACCTGTTCCCCTTCAGGCTCCACCAGGCATGGGCCACGGTCCTCCAGCTCGCCGTCGCGCTGGCCGTGCTCCACGACGCCGTCGGCGCGGCGGCGATCGCGTCCGTCGCCGTGATCCTGCTCACCGTGGCCGTCAACGCGCCGCTAGCCAGGCACCAGCAGAGCGTGCAGAGCGAGCTGATGAGAGCGCAGGACATGAGACTGAATGCCGTGTCGGAGTCCATTGCCAACATGAAAGCTTTGAAGGTCTACGCGTGGGAGAACCATTTCAGGGAGGTGATCAGAGGTCTCCGGGAGTCGGAGCTCCGCTGGCTGTCGGCGTTCCAGACGGGGAGAGCGTACACCAGCGTCGTGTTCTGGGCGTCGCCGGCGCTTGTCTCTGCTGCAACGTTCACGGCCTGCTGGTTTCTGAGGATCCCGCTGGATGCTAACAATGTTTTCGCGTTCGTCGCCGCACTGCGGCTCGTGCAGGACCCGATTAACCGGATGCCTGATGTCATCGGAGCCATCATCCAGGGAAGAGCATCGTTGTCTCGGATCGCTGAGTTCCTTGGCGTGCCTGAGCTGCAGGATGTTCGGCATGGGCAGGAGCGATCCGGTGAACACGGTCAGTGCTATGTGTTGATCAGGTCTGGAAATTTCTCATGGGAGAATAATTCAGATAGACCAAGCCTGAGGAACATAGATTTGGAGGTGAAATCTGGAGAGAAGGTAGCGATATGCGGCGAGGTTGGGTCTGGGAAGTCGACTCTTTTAGGAGCTATTTTTGGGGATGTCCCCAGGACAGAGGGCAAG ATCGAAGTCTGTGGGAAAATAGCGTACGTGTCCCAGAATGCATGGATCCAGAAAGGAACCGTGAGGGACAATATCCTCTTTGGGTCCACCATGGACATGCAAAGGTACGAAGAGGCTCTTCACCGATGTTCCTTGATCAAAGATCTTGAAATGTTGCCATCTGGTGATCTCACTCAAATTGGGGAGAAAGGAGTTAATCTTAGTGGAGGACAGAAGCAACGTGTTCAGTTAGCTCGAGCGTTGTATCAAGATGCGGATGTCTATCTGCTTGATGACCCTTTCAGTTCTGTTGATGTGCACACGGCCACAAGCCTCTTTAAT GATTATGTTATTGGAGGCTTAGCAAGAAAGACTGTTGTGTTAATAACTCATAAAGTGGAGTTTTTACCTGCATTTGATTCCATCCAA CTAATGTGTGACGGAGAGATAAAGCTTGCTGGTTCTTACAAAGAATTACTATCAACTTCAAAGGAATTTCGGGAACTTGTACATGCACACAAAGATGGCGCCAACTTTTCAAATGTTATGTCCATGGCCAATGATGAAAGGACCAATGGCAAGCCTACAGCGAAGATCAGCTGCATCCATATTAGTAGTAGAGAAGATGAGGCCATGAAGCACTCAGAAGAGGATCAATTGATGAAGAGAGAAGATGAAGAGATTGGTTACACTAGCTTGGGGCCTTATTTACAGTACTTGTTCCAGAACAAGGGCTATGTGTATGCTTCTCTTGTTGCGGTCACAAACTTACTTTTCATATCTGGACAAGTTGCCCAAAACTCATGGCTTGCTGCCAATGTGCAAAACCCTCATGTGAGCACACTGCGTCTGGCTACGGTCTATGTCGCAATTGGAGCTGGTTCAATCATTTTCTTGCTTTTGAGAGCTctagcagcagtaggccttggcCTTCAAACATCGGAATCTCTATTTTCCAATTTACTTACCACTTTGTTCCGTGCCCCCATATCCTTTTTTGACTCCACTCCGCGTGGAAGGCTACTTAGCCGG GTGTCTTCGGACTTGAGCATTATCGACCTTGACATTCCATTTAGTTTTGCTTTCAGCATCAGTGCCACCATGAATGCATATGGTAATCTGGGCGTGTTGGTGTTTGCCACTTGGCAAGTTTTGCTTGTCTCTGTTCCAGTCCTCCTCCTGGCTGCTAAGCTGCAG AGGCTCTACTTAACCTTCGCAAAGGAAATGATGATGATCAACGGCACCACGAAATCTCTTATCGCCAATCACCTGGGAGAATCAATTTCAGGAGCAAGCGTAATAAGGGCCTTTGGGCAAGAAGATCGCTTTTTCGCTAAAATGTTGGAGCTCGTTGATAACAATGCGAGCCCATGTTTCCATAATTTTGCAGCAACTGAATGGCTTACTCTACGCCTGGAGATCATGAGTGCCGCTATCCTTTCGTCTTCTGCCTTTGCCATTGCTCTTCTTCCCCAGGGGACTTTTACCGCAG GAACTGTAGGAATGGTTCTGTCTTACGGTCTATCACTCAATATGTTATTGGTTTTCTCTGTCCAAAGCCAGTGTTCTCTTGCAAACCAAATCGTCTCTGTCGAAAGATTTAGCCAATACATGAATGCTGCAAAAGAGGCACCAGATATCATCGAAGATAATCGCCCACCAGACTGCTGGCCGGCCACGGGTAAGATTCAACTCGTGGACTTGAAG ATTAAATATAGTCAAGATTCTCCATTCATTCTGCACGGGATCACTTGCACATTTGGAGGAGGGGACAAGATCGGGGTAGTTGGGCGCACCGGAAGCGGCAAGACAACTTTGATAAACGCATTGTTCCGACTTGTTGAGCCATCTGGAGGGAAAATAATAATCGATGGGCAAGATATTACAAGAATTGGGTTGCATGACTTGCGGTCGCGCATCGGTCTTATCCCGCAGGATCCAACACTTTTTCATGGTTCCATACGCTATAACTTGGATCCTCTAGGCCAGTTCTCAGATGAACAGCTATGGGAG GCTCTTGGAAAGTGCCAgctaattcaaattgttcaagatAAGAAGCAAGGTTTGGATTCACTGA TCATGGACTCAGGCTCAAACTGGAGCATGGGCCAGAGGCAGCTGCTCTGCCTGTGCCGCATGCTCTTGCGGCGGCACCAGATCCTGGTCCTTGACGAGGCCACAGCATCCATCGACAACTTGACGGACACCATCATCCAGAGGACTATCAGGACAGAGTTCGCCGACCGCACCGTCATCACGGTCGCCCACCGGATTCCGACGGTGATGGATTGTGACATGGTGTTCGCCATCAGTGACG GTGAGGTGGTGGAGTACGAGGAGCCTGGGAAGCTGATGCAGAGAGAAGGGTCGCTGTTCAGGGAACTCGTCAGGGAGTACTGCTCTCAATCTCAGCATGCAAACTGA